From Streptomyces sp. NBC_00237, a single genomic window includes:
- a CDS encoding DUF2087 domain-containing protein, translating into MAGQGVEAFFKDGRLTSVPRKPGRREELLAHLTRTLFTEGRDYTEREVNDILRTVHEDCSALRRYLVEGGFLARTKDGSSYHRVRR; encoded by the coding sequence GTGGCGGGTCAAGGCGTAGAGGCGTTCTTCAAGGACGGGCGGCTCACCTCCGTGCCGCGCAAGCCGGGGCGGCGGGAGGAACTCCTCGCCCACCTGACGAGGACCCTGTTCACGGAGGGCCGCGACTACACCGAGCGCGAGGTCAACGACATCCTCCGCACCGTCCACGAGGACTGCTCGGCGCTGCGCCGCTACCTGGTGGAGGGCGGCTTCCTGGCCCGCACGAAGGACGGCAGCAGCTATCACCGGGTGCGGCGCTGA
- a CDS encoding pyridoxamine 5'-phosphate oxidase family protein produces MSTEEQNQHIGSAELKVTDRTRHRRLRDQGSTLVADLDAVLRAGFVCHLAVVVDGAPLAVPTVYGVDFATRTLYVHGSVASRSLARTPDTTVCVTVTHVDGLVLSRSVFEHGLNYRSAMVHGTPRLITHRSDPEALLHGLRVLSEQSAPGQWDYARRPNQKELAATSLLALPLDEASVKIAAGPPEDGEGPDAELGLWAGVIPMRTAYGTPEADPVLPPGIPLPDHIEAMGSAHRAHSARLTSHHAHHAD; encoded by the coding sequence ATGAGCACCGAAGAACAGAATCAGCACATCGGCAGCGCTGAGCTGAAGGTCACCGACCGCACCCGCCACCGCCGCCTCCGCGACCAGGGCAGCACCCTGGTCGCGGACCTCGACGCGGTCCTGCGCGCCGGATTCGTCTGCCACCTCGCGGTGGTCGTCGACGGCGCGCCGCTGGCGGTGCCCACCGTGTACGGAGTCGACTTCGCGACCCGCACGCTCTACGTGCACGGCTCCGTAGCCAGCCGCAGCCTGGCCCGGACCCCGGACACGACCGTCTGCGTCACCGTCACGCACGTCGACGGCCTCGTCCTGTCCCGCTCGGTCTTCGAGCACGGCCTGAACTACCGCTCCGCGATGGTCCACGGCACCCCGCGCCTGATCACCCACCGCTCCGACCCCGAGGCCCTCCTCCACGGGCTCCGCGTGCTCTCCGAGCAGAGCGCCCCCGGCCAGTGGGACTACGCGCGCCGCCCCAACCAGAAGGAGCTCGCCGCCACCTCGCTCCTCGCCCTTCCCCTCGACGAAGCGTCGGTGAAGATCGCCGCCGGCCCGCCGGAGGACGGCGAAGGACCGGACGCGGAGCTCGGCCTGTGGGCCGGAGTGATCCCGATGCGGACCGCCTACGGGACTCCCGAGGCCGACCCCGTACTGCCGCCCGGCATCCCCCTCCCCGATCACATCGAGGCCATGGGTTCCGCCCATCGCGCACACTCCGCGCGGCTCACCTCGCACCACGCGCACCACGCGGACTGA
- a CDS encoding cytochrome P450, which yields MTCPALPEGFDFTDPDVLQSGIPLPEFAAMRQTSPVWWCAQRPGVAGFGDEGYWAVTRHEDVKYVSTHPELFSSNTNTAVIRFNEHIHRDQIDAQKLIMLNMDPPEHTRIRQIVQRGFTPRAIRSLENTLRDRALKIVEAAVAQAEKGDGTFDFVTDVAVELPLQAIAELIGVPQEDRSKIFDWSNKMVAYDDPEYAITEEIGADSAMELISYAMNLAAARKECPAKDIVSQLVAAEDEGNLGSDEFGFFVILLAVAGNETTRNAISHGMHAFLTHPGQWELYKRERPKTAAEEIVRWATPVVSFQRTATQDLELGGQRITAGERVGIFYSSANHDPEVFENPGTFDITRDPNPHLGFGGGGPHFCLGKSLAVMEIDLIFNALADALPDLRLAGDPRRLRSAWINGIKELRVAATS from the coding sequence ATGACTTGCCCCGCACTGCCCGAAGGGTTCGACTTCACCGACCCCGACGTCCTCCAGTCGGGCATCCCGCTCCCCGAGTTCGCGGCGATGCGGCAGACCTCGCCCGTGTGGTGGTGCGCGCAGCGGCCCGGCGTGGCCGGGTTCGGCGACGAGGGGTACTGGGCGGTGACGCGGCACGAGGACGTCAAGTACGTCTCGACGCACCCCGAGCTGTTCTCCTCGAACACCAACACCGCCGTGATCCGCTTCAACGAGCACATCCACCGGGACCAGATCGACGCCCAGAAGCTGATCATGCTGAACATGGACCCGCCGGAGCACACCCGCATCCGCCAGATCGTCCAGCGCGGCTTCACCCCGCGCGCCATCCGCTCCCTGGAGAACACCCTCAGGGACCGGGCCCTGAAGATCGTCGAAGCGGCGGTCGCGCAGGCGGAGAAGGGCGACGGCACCTTCGACTTCGTCACCGACGTCGCCGTGGAACTGCCCCTCCAGGCCATCGCCGAACTGATCGGCGTACCCCAGGAGGACCGCAGCAAGATCTTCGACTGGTCGAACAAGATGGTGGCGTACGACGACCCCGAGTACGCGATCACCGAGGAGATCGGCGCGGACTCCGCGATGGAACTGATCTCGTACGCGATGAACCTGGCGGCTGCACGCAAGGAGTGCCCGGCCAAGGACATCGTGTCGCAGCTGGTCGCCGCCGAGGACGAGGGGAACCTCGGCTCGGACGAGTTCGGCTTCTTCGTGATCCTGCTGGCCGTCGCCGGGAACGAGACCACCCGCAACGCCATCAGCCACGGCATGCATGCCTTCCTCACCCACCCCGGGCAGTGGGAGCTGTACAAGAGGGAGCGCCCGAAGACCGCCGCCGAGGAGATCGTGCGCTGGGCGACGCCCGTGGTGTCCTTCCAGCGGACGGCCACCCAGGACCTGGAACTGGGCGGGCAGCGGATCACGGCGGGCGAGAGGGTCGGCATCTTCTACTCCTCCGCCAACCACGACCCCGAGGTCTTCGAGAACCCCGGCACCTTCGACATCACCCGCGACCCCAACCCCCACCTCGGCTTCGGCGGGGGCGGCCCGCACTTCTGCCTCGGCAAGTCCCTCGCCGTGATGGAGATCGACCTGATCTTCAACGCCCTCGCGGACGCGCTGCCGGACCTGCGTCTGGCGGGCGACCCGAGGCGGCTGCGCTCGGCGTGGATCAACGGCATCAAGGAGCTTCGGGTCGCTGCGACCTCTTGA
- a CDS encoding steroid 3-ketoacyl-CoA thiolase, which produces MAAEPVIVEAVRTPIGKRGGALANLHPAYLLGETYRELLARTGIHADCVEQVVGGTVTHAGEQSMNPTRNAWLAMGLPYETAATTVDCQCGSSQQANHMVANMIAAGVIDIGIGCGVEAMSRVPLGSGSKHGPGKPFPDEWNVDLPNQFEAAERIARNRGLTRERVDALGLLSQERAHAAWAEERFKRETFAVQVPTNEEEQAAGQGMWRLVDRDEGLRDTSMEALARLKPVMPTAVHTAGNSSQISDGACAIMWASKRMARALKLKARARIVAQALVGSDPHYHLDGPIDATRAVLGKAGMSLRDIDLVEINEAFASVVLSWGQVFEQDLEKVNVNGGAIALGHPVGATGARLITTALHELERRDKEFALITMCAGGALATGTIIQRL; this is translated from the coding sequence ATGGCCGCGGAACCCGTCATCGTCGAAGCCGTACGCACCCCCATCGGCAAACGCGGGGGAGCGCTCGCCAACCTGCACCCCGCCTACCTGCTGGGCGAGACCTACCGCGAACTCCTGGCCCGCACCGGCATCCACGCCGACTGCGTCGAGCAGGTCGTCGGCGGCACCGTCACCCACGCCGGTGAGCAGTCCATGAACCCGACGCGCAACGCCTGGCTCGCCATGGGCCTGCCGTACGAGACGGCCGCGACCACCGTCGACTGCCAGTGCGGGTCCTCGCAGCAGGCCAACCACATGGTCGCGAACATGATCGCCGCCGGAGTCATCGACATCGGCATCGGCTGCGGCGTCGAGGCCATGAGCCGCGTCCCGCTGGGCAGCGGCTCCAAGCACGGCCCCGGCAAGCCCTTCCCCGACGAGTGGAACGTGGACCTCCCCAACCAGTTCGAGGCCGCCGAGCGCATCGCCCGCAACCGGGGGCTGACGCGCGAACGGGTCGACGCGCTGGGCCTGTTGTCCCAGGAGAGGGCCCACGCCGCCTGGGCGGAGGAGCGCTTCAAGCGCGAGACCTTCGCCGTGCAGGTACCGACGAACGAGGAGGAGCAGGCCGCCGGGCAGGGCATGTGGCGGCTCGTCGACCGGGACGAAGGGCTCCGGGACACCTCCATGGAGGCCCTCGCCCGGCTGAAGCCCGTCATGCCGACGGCCGTGCACACCGCCGGGAACTCCTCGCAGATATCCGACGGCGCCTGCGCGATCATGTGGGCGTCCAAGCGGATGGCCCGCGCCCTCAAGCTCAAGGCCCGCGCCCGTATCGTCGCCCAGGCGCTGGTGGGCTCCGACCCGCACTACCACCTCGACGGACCCATCGACGCGACCCGCGCGGTCCTCGGCAAGGCGGGCATGTCGCTCCGGGACATCGACCTCGTCGAGATCAACGAGGCTTTCGCCTCCGTGGTGTTGAGCTGGGGGCAGGTCTTCGAGCAGGACCTGGAGAAGGTCAACGTCAACGGCGGGGCGATCGCGCTGGGGCATCCGGTCGGTGCGACCGGGGCCCGCCTGATCACCACCGCACTCCACGAACTGGAGCGCAGGGACAAGGAGTTCGCGCTCATCACGATGTGTGCGGGTGGCGCGCTGGCGACGGGGACGATCATTCAGCGGCTATGA